Proteins encoded together in one Aminipila butyrica window:
- a CDS encoding DUF2975 domain-containing protein has product MWNSNKSLKLSCICTRLVMVLVVACGAALPYLMELYQSRGPYYLTQMELKPLAILLYACCVPGLAALFRLDRLLYNIKREQVFIEKNVAHLRAISWCCFLVALLLLLAGYYYPLFYFVTLVAAFIGLILRVVKNVIEQAVLLKAENDFTI; this is encoded by the coding sequence ATGTGGAATTCAAATAAGTCTTTGAAATTATCCTGCATCTGCACCCGGCTGGTGATGGTCCTGGTGGTGGCCTGCGGGGCAGCCCTGCCTTATCTGATGGAGTTATACCAGTCTCGAGGGCCCTATTACCTCACCCAGATGGAATTGAAGCCGCTGGCTATCCTCCTGTATGCCTGCTGCGTACCAGGTTTAGCCGCCTTGTTCCGTTTGGATAGACTTCTGTATAACATCAAGCGGGAGCAGGTCTTTATTGAAAAGAATGTGGCGCATTTACGGGCCATCTCCTGGTGTTGCTTTTTGGTAGCACTGCTGCTTTTGCTGGCAGGATATTATTATCCGCTTTTCTATTTCGTAACCTTGGTGGCCGCTTTTATTGGGTTGATTCTACGAGTGGTAAAGAATGTAATTGAGCAGGCGGTACTCCTCAAAGCAGAAAATGATTTTACCATATAG
- a CDS encoding helix-turn-helix domain-containing protein gives MGIVVNLDVIMAKRKISAGDLAEKIGITPANLSILKNNKAKAIRFSTLEEICRALECQPGDILEFKE, from the coding sequence ATGGGAATAGTAGTGAATTTAGATGTGATTATGGCCAAACGGAAGATATCGGCAGGGGATTTGGCAGAGAAAATTGGCATTACGCCAGCGAATCTGTCCATCTTAAAGAACAATAAAGCCAAGGCCATCCGCTTTTCTACCCTGGAGGAAATTTGCCGGGCCCTGGAATGTCAGCCGGGAGATATTTTAGAATTTAAGGAATAA
- a CDS encoding DUF4153 domain-containing protein encodes MKYYYNESGGTNVNGQNQAAGMCFDIKSTERPPMVFRGADFWLAAALLACGFLYWNFILDRQLGLGITIFAAVLCTVTWIYLRAVGIHQNRKSVIWLALTAVSALQFAIFDGYDIKFLNLLFISGSFLLWVTHSTGRSLDIRLSIYTLWDLLNQLFMVPLSNLTCGYFSLKKGLGGNRHSRNALYMAAGVVIFLPLMVFVISQLSQADAAFEEMLAQMMALLSWNTLLTHLMQFVIGMPVAAYLFGSIYGNATGRNIEAMNRQSIERFNTSISFAPKITVYTVMALFNLIYLAFFLSQTAYFLSAFQNLLPETFTYAEYARRGFFELCKVSAVNGLLIMLANAFIRKGDRGPGGYRMPMLLRVQTGLLAILTMGLIATALRKMVLYISFYGLTQLRVYTSWFMVLLFFAFAVALIRQIKSFNSSRILLIGFMVGFMVLAYGNVDGNIAKYNIENYESGKLESIDYAALFRLSDGAAVYLDRWYDKTEDEEAKKLVYNYMVYGNAEGLPMYQERDFRDFNLQSSIKESLGSLRVSEGPPQP; translated from the coding sequence ATGAAATATTATTATAACGAATCGGGGGGAACAAATGTGAACGGACAAAATCAAGCAGCAGGAATGTGTTTTGATATCAAATCGACAGAAAGACCGCCGATGGTCTTTCGTGGGGCGGACTTCTGGCTGGCCGCCGCTTTGCTGGCCTGTGGATTTCTTTACTGGAATTTCATTTTAGATCGACAATTAGGCTTGGGGATTACCATCTTTGCAGCGGTGCTCTGTACGGTTACGTGGATTTACCTGCGGGCAGTAGGTATTCACCAGAATAGAAAAAGCGTGATTTGGCTGGCCTTAACAGCTGTTTCAGCCCTGCAATTTGCCATTTTTGACGGGTATGACATAAAGTTTTTAAACCTGTTATTTATTTCAGGCAGTTTTCTGCTGTGGGTTACCCATAGCACCGGCCGGTCTCTGGATATACGGCTGTCTATTTACACCCTTTGGGACCTGCTAAATCAGCTGTTTATGGTTCCGCTGTCTAACCTGACCTGTGGCTATTTCAGCCTGAAAAAGGGTCTTGGAGGGAATCGGCACAGCCGCAACGCGCTGTATATGGCGGCAGGTGTCGTGATATTTTTGCCGTTAATGGTCTTTGTAATCAGTCAGCTTTCTCAGGCCGATGCGGCTTTTGAAGAAATGCTGGCGCAGATGATGGCACTCTTATCTTGGAACACCCTGCTGACTCATCTGATGCAATTTGTCATCGGCATGCCGGTGGCGGCCTATTTATTCGGTTCTATTTACGGCAATGCTACTGGGCGTAACATCGAAGCCATGAATCGGCAATCCATTGAGCGGTTTAATACCTCGATCAGTTTTGCACCGAAAATAACCGTGTATACGGTCATGGCTTTGTTCAACTTAATTTATCTGGCCTTTTTTCTGTCCCAGACGGCCTATTTTCTGTCAGCTTTCCAGAACCTGCTGCCAGAGACGTTCACCTATGCAGAATACGCCCGGCGGGGTTTCTTTGAACTGTGCAAGGTTTCAGCAGTTAATGGACTGCTTATTATGCTGGCCAATGCCTTTATCCGCAAAGGGGACCGGGGGCCCGGCGGATACCGGATGCCGATGCTGCTGCGGGTGCAGACTGGTCTCTTGGCGATTCTGACCATGGGTCTTATCGCCACAGCACTGCGGAAGATGGTTCTCTACATTAGTTTTTATGGACTGACGCAGCTGCGGGTGTATACTTCCTGGTTCATGGTCCTGTTGTTCTTTGCTTTTGCCGTGGCGCTTATTCGCCAGATAAAGTCCTTCAATTCCTCAAGAATCCTTCTAATTGGTTTTATGGTGGGATTTATGGTTCTGGCCTACGGCAATGTAGACGGGAATATAGCAAAATATAATATTGAGAATTATGAAAGTGGTAAGCTGGAATCGATTGACTACGCAGCCCTATTCCGCCTGTCAGACGGAGCAGCTGTATACTTAGACCGCTGGTATGATAAAACAGAGGATGAAGAAGCCAAGAAACTGGTGTATAATTATATGGTATACGGCAATGCAGAGGGCCTGCCGATGTATCAGGAGCGGGATTTTCGAGATTTTAACCTGCAATCCAGCATCAAGGAGAGCTTAGGCTCTCTGCGTGTAAGTGAGGGACCACCGCAGCCGTAA
- a CDS encoding GDSL-type esterase/lipase family protein, with product MKIVFIGNSIINGFPYDREQDFVGLYRKASGQEVLNKGVNGDTVQGVTSRFAQDVLAQRPDMVVILLGTNEFIYQESLPETCMKQIAYLAELAAAHGIQPVLLTPLPVDPLMAESRWMVCDDVDYELVQEQIEQLRKQMVDYGKQHEIKVLDTYRAYQEYADQIGAQAAYYDGIHPTREGHQFLAEIVGKLL from the coding sequence TTGAAGATTGTATTTATTGGAAACAGTATTATAAACGGCTTTCCCTATGACAGAGAGCAAGACTTTGTCGGGCTTTACCGGAAGGCATCCGGCCAGGAGGTACTGAACAAAGGGGTAAATGGAGATACCGTCCAAGGGGTTACCAGCCGCTTTGCTCAAGACGTGCTGGCCCAAAGGCCGGATATGGTTGTCATCCTGCTGGGGACCAATGAGTTTATCTATCAGGAATCTTTACCAGAGACTTGTATGAAGCAAATTGCCTATCTGGCAGAATTGGCGGCAGCCCACGGTATCCAGCCGGTCTTGCTTACGCCGCTGCCTGTAGACCCACTCATGGCAGAGAGCCGATGGATGGTTTGTGACGACGTGGATTACGAGCTGGTGCAGGAGCAGATTGAGCAGCTGCGGAAACAGATGGTGGACTACGGAAAGCAGCATGAGATAAAGGTCTTAGACACGTATCGCGCTTATCAGGAATACGCAGATCAGATTGGGGCGCAGGCAGCCTATTACGACGGTATTCATCCCACAAGGGAAGGTCACCAGTTCTTGGCAGAAATTGTAGGAAAACTTCTGTAA
- a CDS encoding acyl-CoA thioesterase has protein sequence MKKYETEIRVIYADTDAMGIIYHTNYIKWFEAGRNEFLRQIGYPYARLEKEEIWLPVAAVTCEYKKPGRYDDVLLIQTWVKEMGAATVVMGYEIFNKESGELLVIGTSKHGITSPELKPLRLKKVNPALYQRLTEDLEK, from the coding sequence ATGAAAAAGTATGAGACCGAGATTCGGGTAATCTATGCGGATACAGATGCTATGGGCATCATTTACCATACCAATTATATCAAGTGGTTTGAAGCAGGGCGAAACGAATTTCTGCGGCAGATTGGCTATCCTTATGCTCGGCTGGAGAAAGAAGAGATTTGGCTGCCAGTTGCGGCTGTAACTTGTGAGTACAAAAAGCCTGGCAGATACGATGACGTTCTGCTGATTCAGACCTGGGTCAAAGAGATGGGGGCTGCCACTGTCGTTATGGGTTACGAGATTTTTAACAAAGAAAGTGGTGAACTACTGGTAATTGGCACCAGCAAGCACGGCATTACCTCCCCAGAATTAAAGCCCCTCCGCCTAAAAAAAGTCAATCCAGCTCTTTACCAAAGGTTGACAGAAGATTTGGAGAAGTAA
- the rlmD gene encoding 23S rRNA (uracil(1939)-C(5))-methyltransferase RlmD codes for MEKGQKCQLQIDDMSNEGQGIGRSEGMAIFVKDAIPGDTVLAEITKVKKNYAFAIASEILQPSPYRIDKECPYAGACGGCTYAGMSYPGQLWLKEKQVREKLIRLGGLEDPKLEPIIGTDQPYHYRNKAQMPVSTGGIITRKGGIVENLGPCAIGFYKAKSHDVVNCSECLLQAPPVVAIAQVLRDFVKSDNITAYDPKWEKGLLRHLVVKTAMGTGEVMAILVINGRGIPNSAKLVEMMDEAVCMLPTREDGIQYNLESVVVNIKKGKGPEIMGSECLTIAGKPTILEKVGQLEFEISPLAFYQVNPVQMEVLYSKVLEYAQLQGHEKILDLYCGVGTIGLFCADQMRKSANGESTGQVLGIESVKGAVLDANRNAVINGLVNAQFICGRAEEELPKVLAGHIDKDGFEVPPFQPDIIILDPPRAGCAPELLEAVAAAAPAKLIYVSCDPATLARDVKRLGELGYQFTQGTPVDMFPWTRHVECVCLLEKKSANEVK; via the coding sequence ATGGAAAAAGGACAAAAATGTCAATTACAAATTGACGATATGAGCAATGAAGGACAGGGAATTGGGCGGTCAGAAGGGATGGCTATATTTGTAAAAGATGCTATTCCTGGAGATACCGTGCTGGCAGAAATAACGAAAGTAAAAAAGAACTACGCTTTTGCTATAGCCAGTGAGATTCTCCAACCATCCCCTTACCGAATTGACAAGGAATGTCCCTACGCTGGAGCTTGCGGCGGGTGCACCTATGCCGGCATGAGCTACCCAGGCCAGTTATGGCTGAAAGAAAAACAAGTGCGGGAAAAGCTTATTCGCCTGGGCGGATTGGAAGACCCTAAACTGGAGCCAATCATTGGCACGGACCAACCCTACCATTACAGAAACAAGGCTCAAATGCCTGTGAGTACAGGTGGCATTATCACTAGAAAAGGCGGAATCGTAGAGAACTTGGGCCCCTGCGCCATTGGATTCTATAAAGCCAAAAGCCATGATGTGGTTAACTGTAGTGAGTGCTTACTGCAAGCACCTCCGGTGGTTGCCATCGCTCAGGTTTTGCGGGATTTTGTGAAAAGCGACAATATTACCGCATACGATCCCAAGTGGGAAAAAGGGCTGCTGCGCCACCTGGTGGTGAAGACCGCTATGGGTACCGGTGAAGTGATGGCCATACTGGTTATCAACGGCAGGGGCATTCCAAACAGCGCTAAGCTGGTCGAAATGATGGACGAGGCGGTGTGTATGCTTCCGACCAGAGAAGACGGTATCCAGTACAATCTGGAGAGTGTGGTGGTCAACATCAAGAAGGGTAAAGGCCCAGAAATCATGGGTTCGGAATGTTTGACTATTGCAGGGAAACCAACCATTTTAGAAAAAGTGGGGCAGCTGGAATTTGAAATTTCACCTTTGGCTTTTTATCAGGTAAATCCGGTACAGATGGAGGTTCTGTACAGCAAGGTGCTGGAATACGCCCAGTTGCAAGGTCATGAGAAGATTTTGGATTTGTATTGCGGGGTCGGCACTATCGGTCTCTTCTGTGCTGATCAGATGCGGAAATCGGCAAATGGTGAAAGTACTGGACAAGTCCTGGGCATCGAATCTGTTAAAGGGGCTGTCCTGGATGCAAACCGCAATGCGGTTATCAACGGATTGGTCAATGCACAGTTCATTTGCGGCCGAGCGGAAGAGGAACTGCCAAAGGTGCTGGCTGGGCATATCGATAAGGACGGATTTGAGGTACCGCCATTTCAGCCGGATATCATCATTCTGGACCCACCGCGGGCAGGCTGTGCGCCGGAACTGCTAGAAGCCGTCGCCGCTGCTGCACCAGCCAAGTTGATTTACGTGTCCTGCGATCCGGCTACGCTGGCTCGGGATGTGAAGAGGCTAGGGGAACTGGGGTATCAGTTTACGCAGGGGACACCGGTGGATATGTTCCCGTGGACGCGGCATGTGGAGTGTGTTTGTTTGTTGGAGAAGAAAAGTGCCAATGAAGTAAAATAA
- a CDS encoding LysR family transcriptional regulator, whose amino-acid sequence MDIKQLNYFLAIIEEGSITKAAERLHIAQPPLSHQLKLLEEELEIKLIERTTKKLQITGAGELLQYRAEQILQLVETTINELKNYNKEFLGVLSVGTVPSSGGILLPELLYSFHEKYPSLNFQIREGDTYRILDMLTKGIIDIGIVRTPFNSEIFESISLPYDPMMAITKNNLYLQGENEFISVTNLINTPLIIDRRFELMIVSSCKKAGFKPRILCECDDVRSIISWAETGMGVGIVPKPATGLISNPNIICREINELSLETRTTLLWLKDRHLSYIAKEFLNVFGAVI is encoded by the coding sequence TTGGATATTAAACAACTCAATTATTTTCTTGCAATTATTGAGGAGGGCAGCATCACCAAAGCTGCCGAAAGACTCCACATAGCTCAGCCACCTCTTAGCCATCAATTAAAGCTTCTCGAGGAGGAACTTGAAATAAAACTAATAGAAAGGACTACTAAAAAACTTCAAATAACAGGTGCTGGTGAACTTTTACAATATCGCGCCGAACAAATTTTGCAGTTAGTAGAAACTACTATCAACGAATTAAAAAATTATAACAAAGAGTTCCTAGGTGTATTATCAGTGGGTACTGTACCATCTTCAGGGGGAATACTTTTACCAGAATTGCTATATTCTTTTCATGAAAAATACCCTAGCTTGAACTTTCAAATACGAGAAGGAGATACGTATAGAATATTAGATATGCTGACTAAAGGAATAATAGATATTGGGATCGTTAGAACTCCATTTAATTCTGAGATCTTTGAATCAATTAGCTTACCATATGATCCAATGATGGCTATAACCAAGAACAATCTGTACTTGCAAGGAGAAAATGAATTCATATCAGTAACCAATCTTATCAACACACCACTGATAATAGATCGCAGATTTGAACTCATGATAGTTAGCTCATGTAAGAAGGCAGGCTTTAAACCTAGAATACTTTGTGAATGTGATGACGTTAGATCAATAATATCATGGGCTGAAACAGGGATGGGAGTTGGAATCGTACCCAAACCAGCTACTGGACTTATTTCAAATCCCAATATAATTTGCAGAGAGATCAACGAGTTATCTTTGGAAACAAGAACAACTCTGTTATGGCTTAAAGATCGACATCTATCTTATATCGCCAAAGAATTTTTGAATGTTTTTGGAGCTGTTATATAG
- the cuyB gene encoding cysteate racemase, whose amino-acid sequence MSDTNFNNEHLNKKTIGILGGMGPLATEDLFHKIIVLTEAKNDNEHIHVLIDNYTAIPDRTSYILGYGEDPTKYMVEAAVKLELMGADVIIMPCNTAHYFYDEIVKYLRIPFINMIEEVAKKIKKDKPDARKIGLLATEGTCKSGIYDKILKKYGIEIVKPNDVDQDKISDLIYGIKAGRTEYNLDDINSILSYFEFQNIDTVILGCTELPVAFQMMNIKGNFIDPTKILAQSAIEMVGRKARD is encoded by the coding sequence ATGTCTGATACAAATTTTAATAATGAGCATTTAAATAAAAAAACAATTGGAATACTAGGTGGCATGGGTCCACTTGCAACTGAGGATCTCTTTCATAAAATTATTGTTCTTACGGAAGCTAAGAATGATAATGAGCATATCCATGTACTAATTGACAATTATACTGCAATACCTGATAGAACTAGTTATATTTTAGGTTATGGGGAGGATCCGACGAAATACATGGTAGAGGCAGCTGTGAAGCTTGAATTAATGGGAGCTGATGTCATAATAATGCCATGTAATACAGCCCATTACTTTTACGATGAAATAGTAAAATACCTTCGTATACCTTTTATTAATATGATTGAAGAAGTTGCTAAAAAAATAAAAAAGGATAAACCTGACGCCCGTAAGATAGGATTGTTAGCTACAGAAGGAACCTGTAAGTCTGGAATTTATGATAAGATATTAAAAAAGTATGGTATTGAAATTGTAAAACCAAATGATGTAGATCAGGACAAAATTAGTGATCTAATATATGGTATTAAAGCTGGACGAACAGAATACAACTTAGACGATATAAATTCTATACTCTCTTATTTCGAATTTCAGAATATAGATACTGTAATCTTAGGTTGTACTGAATTGCCTGTAGCTTTTCAGATGATGAATATAAAAGGAAATTTTATCGACCCAACTAAAATACTAGCGCAGAGCGCAATTGAAATGGTGGGAAGAAAAGCTAGGGATTAA
- the aspD gene encoding aspartate 4-decarboxylase — MDKMSLQREEIEKVYGKISPFELKDKLISLAAESNKSGTHSLLDAGRGNPNWIAATPREAFFTFGQFAVSESRRVWNEGDLGGMPEKEGIAQRFKQYINKNSSAPGAELLKRIINYGITMKGFDPDEWIYELADGIIGDNYPMPGRMLKHIEKVVNDYLIQELCYNEPLEGMFRTFAVEGATAGMCYVFDSLIANNMLSKGDKIAIMTPVFTPYLEIPHLPRYSFEVVNISANEVDEQGNRTWQYPTSELEKLSDKSIKALFIVNPSNPPSVAMKPESVKLLKNIVDKDNPDLMIISDDVYSTFVDGFRSLMADLPYNTIGVYSYSKYFGVTGWRLGTIAIYEDNVFDKLLKEQDQDKKERARRRYSGISTNPDSIKFVDRIVADSRQVALNHTAGLSTPQQVQMAFFSLFAITDREDKYKNLTKNICRRRQKLLFEGLGLDVKKDQYSAAYYTQFDLLEWASQNYSEDFAKYLKNNYKTVDILIRLAAQSSIVLLDGNGFNGPEWSIRISLANLCDESYSKIGKVLHDVMEGYVEEWTEK; from the coding sequence ATGGATAAAATGAGTCTTCAAAGAGAAGAAATAGAAAAAGTATATGGTAAAATCAGCCCATTCGAACTCAAAGACAAACTAATAAGTCTTGCAGCAGAGTCAAACAAGAGCGGAACGCATTCACTGCTGGATGCGGGGAGGGGAAATCCAAACTGGATAGCAGCAACACCTAGAGAAGCATTTTTCACATTTGGACAGTTCGCAGTTTCGGAAAGCAGAAGGGTCTGGAACGAGGGGGACTTAGGGGGAATGCCTGAAAAGGAAGGAATTGCACAACGTTTCAAGCAATACATCAACAAAAACAGCAGCGCTCCAGGGGCAGAGCTCCTTAAGAGGATCATAAACTACGGAATCACTATGAAAGGATTCGATCCGGACGAATGGATATACGAGCTTGCAGACGGTATCATCGGGGATAACTATCCTATGCCTGGCAGGATGCTAAAGCATATAGAAAAGGTGGTGAACGACTACCTGATACAGGAATTATGCTACAATGAACCACTAGAAGGTATGTTCAGAACCTTTGCGGTAGAGGGAGCTACAGCAGGAATGTGCTACGTGTTTGATTCCCTCATCGCAAACAACATGCTTTCAAAGGGAGATAAAATAGCTATCATGACACCAGTGTTTACGCCTTATCTGGAGATCCCGCATCTGCCACGGTATAGCTTTGAGGTGGTGAATATTTCTGCAAACGAGGTGGATGAGCAAGGTAACAGGACATGGCAGTATCCTACTTCAGAACTAGAGAAGCTTAGTGACAAATCAATAAAGGCTCTCTTCATCGTAAATCCAAGCAATCCTCCTTCGGTTGCTATGAAGCCAGAATCAGTTAAACTGCTAAAAAATATCGTGGATAAAGACAACCCAGACCTTATGATAATATCCGATGACGTATACAGCACCTTTGTGGACGGCTTCAGGTCTCTGATGGCTGACCTGCCTTATAACACTATAGGGGTCTACTCTTACTCTAAATACTTCGGAGTCACAGGTTGGAGGCTTGGAACGATTGCGATCTATGAGGACAATGTATTTGATAAACTTCTAAAGGAGCAAGATCAGGACAAAAAGGAGAGAGCGAGAAGAAGATACTCCGGGATTTCAACTAATCCAGATAGCATAAAGTTCGTAGACAGGATCGTGGCGGATAGCAGACAGGTTGCTCTTAACCACACTGCAGGACTTTCAACACCTCAGCAGGTGCAGATGGCTTTCTTTTCTTTGTTCGCCATAACGGATAGGGAAGACAAGTACAAAAATCTTACAAAGAATATCTGCCGCCGTAGGCAGAAGCTATTGTTTGAAGGGTTGGGTCTTGATGTGAAAAAGGATCAATATAGCGCAGCGTACTATACTCAATTCGATCTTCTAGAGTGGGCAAGTCAAAACTACAGTGAAGATTTCGCAAAATACCTAAAGAACAACTATAAAACGGTGGACATCCTTATAAGGCTTGCAGCGCAGTCATCAATTGTGCTCCTAGACGGAAATGGCTTCAATGGCCCTGAATGGTCTATCAGGATATCACTGGCGAATCTCTGCGACGAATCATATTCTAAAATAGGAAAAGTTCTTCACGATGTTATGGAAGGTTATGTAGAAGAATGGACTGAAAAATAA
- a CDS encoding sigma 54-interacting transcriptional regulator gives MKKIALIYKNRENQGVITYLENALYHIFEGYIEIKSYFISELLPNEQIEADAYLMVYEDMIYQLKNHISNFYKLILLGRSIRKEFLHAMLEIPKDTEVFVVNDTYETTIQTTYTLYELGISHLNLIPYDKESAASGKYNGIEYAITPNEESLVPKTVKKIVNIGYREISFDTLLKLMRKLDLENDVVNRNLIRHLHTIVEPNTDYHDNYYNSYLKGKLLNRVVDNSLEVIVMLNENLEVVYFNEKANAIFETNVNAPFEYIDVELIRGEDLKNYPLVLADENYIFEKTTIKLMDETIGYLLNLQSEKILHDIEINLKNYNTKKGLIAKHTFQDIIFKSDSMAECIDMAKQVAKTDYTILIRGESGTGKELMAQSIHNYSNRSNAPFVAVNCAAIPETLLESELFGYEGGSFTGAQKNGKLGFFEKAHTGTLFLDEIGDISANLQTRLLRAIQEKQIMRIGSEKVIDVDIRIIAATNSKLEEAVQKGKFRADLFYRLNVIPVFLKPISQRKDDILSLLKFFLGKAYSNVTESEKKLLVEYQWPGNIRQLQSASLYYKTLGKFPEYLYEIKSRTAADSFEPAGSAKERNSDGERTPVDVNAVFQKVLKEIYNATQAYHGIGRSAMIGNLNLQGIKISDGKLRTILSDLEEQGFISIKRGRCGAQITEKGIQYIKQVQTNLS, from the coding sequence ATGAAAAAGATTGCACTTATCTATAAAAATAGAGAAAATCAAGGAGTTATTACTTATTTGGAAAATGCCCTGTATCACATATTTGAAGGGTATATAGAAATTAAAAGCTATTTTATCAGTGAATTGTTACCCAATGAACAAATTGAAGCAGATGCATATCTCATGGTTTATGAGGATATGATTTATCAGCTTAAAAATCATATATCAAATTTTTATAAATTGATACTGCTTGGAAGAAGTATAAGAAAAGAATTTCTGCACGCCATGCTGGAAATTCCTAAAGATACGGAAGTGTTCGTTGTAAATGATACCTATGAAACGACCATACAGACCACGTATACACTTTATGAACTCGGTATTAGCCATTTAAATCTAATTCCATACGATAAGGAATCGGCAGCAAGTGGAAAGTACAATGGGATAGAGTATGCTATTACACCTAATGAGGAGAGTCTGGTACCTAAAACAGTTAAGAAAATAGTAAATATAGGGTATCGAGAAATAAGCTTTGATACATTGTTGAAATTAATGAGAAAGCTTGACCTGGAAAATGATGTGGTAAATCGAAATCTGATCAGGCATTTACACACAATCGTCGAACCGAATACTGATTATCATGATAACTATTATAATAGTTATCTGAAAGGGAAATTGTTAAATCGTGTAGTGGATAATTCTTTAGAAGTTATCGTTATGCTGAATGAAAACCTAGAGGTGGTTTATTTTAATGAGAAAGCGAATGCAATATTTGAAACAAATGTGAATGCTCCCTTTGAATATATAGATGTAGAACTTATCCGGGGTGAGGATTTAAAAAATTATCCATTAGTTCTCGCAGATGAAAACTATATATTCGAAAAAACTACCATAAAGCTGATGGATGAGACCATAGGCTATTTATTAAATTTACAAAGTGAAAAGATATTACATGATATAGAGATCAATTTAAAAAATTATAACACGAAAAAGGGATTGATTGCGAAACATACTTTTCAGGATATTATTTTTAAGTCTGATTCCATGGCAGAATGTATTGACATGGCAAAGCAAGTAGCGAAAACAGATTATACAATATTGATAAGAGGAGAATCTGGAACCGGAAAGGAATTGATGGCCCAGTCTATACACAATTATTCTAATAGGAGTAATGCACCTTTTGTTGCCGTAAATTGTGCAGCAATACCAGAGACTCTTCTCGAAAGTGAACTGTTTGGCTATGAAGGAGGTTCTTTTACGGGAGCACAAAAAAACGGAAAGCTTGGGTTTTTTGAAAAAGCACATACGGGAACTTTGTTTTTAGATGAGATAGGGGATATTTCAGCTAATCTTCAAACAAGACTGCTGCGAGCCATTCAGGAAAAGCAGATTATGCGAATTGGCAGTGAAAAGGTAATTGATGTGGATATTAGAATTATTGCTGCTACCAATTCAAAATTAGAAGAAGCGGTGCAAAAGGGAAAATTCCGTGCAGATTTATTTTATAGATTAAACGTGATTCCAGTATTTTTAAAACCCATAAGTCAGAGAAAAGATGATATTTTATCTCTGTTGAAATTTTTTCTCGGGAAAGCATATAGTAATGTTACTGAGAGTGAGAAAAAATTGCTGGTAGAGTATCAATGGCCTGGGAACATCAGGCAGCTTCAGAGTGCCAGCCTGTACTATAAAACACTTGGGAAATTCCCTGAATATTTGTATGAAATAAAAAGCAGAACAGCCGCTGATTCTTTCGAACCAGCAGGTTCTGCCAAGGAAAGGAATTCTGATGGTGAAAGGACACCTGTTGACGTAAATGCTGTTTTTCAAAAGGTTTTAAAAGAAATCTACAATGCTACCCAGGCTTATCATGGGATTGGACGCAGTGCAATGATTGGAAACCTGAATCTTCAGGGTATTAAAATCAGTGACGGCAAACTGCGGACAATATTGTCTGATCTGGAAGAGCAGGGCTTTATATCTATAAAGCGGGGCCGCTGCGGGGCACAGATTACGGAAAAAGGTATCCAATATATCAAACAAGTGCAAACTAATCTTTCTTAA